In the Hordeum vulgare subsp. vulgare chromosome 7H, MorexV3_pseudomolecules_assembly, whole genome shotgun sequence genome, one interval contains:
- the LOC123412212 gene encoding endoglucanase 21-like yields the protein MARRIKMLTSLAICAALTVVLLPFTAAGGEGAAPFDYKKALHSSLLYFEAQRSGHLPHNQRVKWRGHSGLADGLQQGVDLVGGYYDAGDNVKFGLPMAFTVTMLSWSAMEFADDIAAAGEWRHVLEAIKWGTDYFVKAHTEPYVLWAEVGDGDTDHYCWQRPEDMTTSRQAYKVDRDNPGSDLVGETAAALAAASMVFRRTNPHYAQVLLHHAEQLFEFGDKYRGKYDSSIGEAYSYYASVSGYGDEMLWAALWLHRATGKASYLDYAVDMAEEFGGTTWAITEFSWDVKYAGLQILATKVLLEGKAKAEHKATLEKYKAKAEHYLCACLNKNGDAGNVNRTAGGMLFVRQWNNMQYVTNAAFLLTVYSRYLTSAGAGQEPPVLQCPDGPAHADQLLTLARSQTDYVLGANPAGVSYLVGYGQRFPRRMHHRGASIVSHRGDGRFIGCMQGYDNWFLRKGANPNVVVGAIVGGPDHLDRFRDRRDNYMQTEACTYNTAPMVGIFAHLHTETRSSPRNIEHKKFLQD from the exons ATGGCGAGAAGAATCAAAATGCTGACGTCTCTGGCCATCTGTGCCGCCCTCACGGTCGTGCTCCTTCCGTtcacggcggccggcggcgagggCGCGGCGCCATTCGACTACAAGAAGGCGCTTCACAGCAGCCTCCTCTACTTCGAGGCGCAGCGATCGGGCCACCTGCCGCACAACCAGCGCGTCAAGTGGCGCGGGCACTCCGGCCTCGCCGACGGCCTGCAGCAGGGTGTGGACCTCGTGGGAGGGTACTACGACGCCGGCGACAATGTCAAGTTCGGCCTGCCGATGGCGTTCACGGTCACCATGCTGTCGTGGAGCGCCATGGAGTTCGCGGACGACATTGCGGCGGCCGGCGAGTGGCGGCACGTGCTGGAGGCCATCAAGTGGGGCACCGACTACTTCGTCAAGGCGCACACCGAGCCGTACGTGCTCTGGGCCGAGGTCGGCGACGGCGACACCGACCACTACTGCTGGCAGCGGCCCGAGGACATGACCACATCGCGGCAGGCCTACAAGGTCGACCGCGACAACCCCGGCTCGGATCTTGTGGGCGAGACCGCCGCCGCGCTGGCCGCTGCCTCCATGGTGTTCCGCCGCACCAACCCCCATTACGCACAAGTTCTCCTCCACCACGCCGAGCAG TTGTTCGAGTTCGGGGACAAAtacaggggcaagtacgacagTAGCATCGGTGAGGCGTATAGCTACTACGCGTCGGTGAGCGGGTACGGCGACGAGATGCTGTGGGCGGCGCTATGGCTGCACCGGGCGACGGGAAAGGCGAGCTACTTGGACTACGCCGTGGACATGGCTGAAGAGTTTGGCGGCACCACCTGGGCCATCACAGAGTTCAGTTGGGACGTCAAGTACGCCGGCCTCCAGATCCTCGCCACCAAG GTGCTGCTGGAAGGGAAGGCCAAGGCGGAGCACAAGGCGACGCTGGAGAAGTACAAGGCCAAGGCGGAGCACTACCTCTGCGCCTGCCTCAACAAAAACGGCGACGCCGGCAACGTCAACCGCACGGCCGGCGGCATGCTCTTCGTCCGGCAATGGAACAACATGCAGTACGTGACCAACGCCGCATTCCTCCTCACCGTCTACTCCCGCTACCTCACCTCCGCCGGCGCCGGCCAGGAGCCACCGGTGCTGCAGTGCCCCGATGGGCCCGCGCATGCCGACCAGCTGCTGACCCTGGCGCGATCACAGACCGACTACGTCCTCGGTGCCAACCCAGCCGGCGTGAGCTACTTGGTCGGCTACGGCCAGCGGTTCCCGCGGCGGATGCACCACCGTGGCGCGTCCATCGTGTCCCACCGCGGCGACGGCAGGTTCATCGGATGCATGCAGGGGTACGACAACTGGTTCCTCAGGAAGGGGGCGAACCCGAACGTGGTCGTCGGCGCCATCGTTGGCGGGCCGGACCACCTCGATAGGTTCAGGGACAGACGCGACAACTACATGCAAACGGAAGCCTGCACCTACAACACCGCCCCCATGGTTGGCATCTTCGCACACCTGCACACCGAAACGCGGTCATCACCAAGAAATATTGAACACAAAAAGTTTTTACAAGACTGA
- the LOC123412302 gene encoding endoglucanase 21-like has product MARRIKMLTSLAICAALTVVLLPFTAAGGEGAAPFDYKKALHSSLLYFEAQRSGHLPHNQRVKWRGHSGLADGLQQGVDLVGGYYDAGDNVKFGLPMAFTVTMLSWSAMEFADDIAAAGEWRHVLEAIKWGTDYFVKAHTEPYVLWAEVGDGDTDHYCWQRPEDMTTSRQAYKVDRDNPGSDLVGETAAALAAASMVFRRTNPHYAQVLLHHAEQLFEFGDKYRGKYDSSIGEAYSYYASVSGYGDEMLWAALWLHGATGKASYLDYAVDMAEEFGGTTWAITEFSWDVKYAGLQILATKVLLEGKAKAEHKATLEKYKAKAEHYLCACLNKNGDAGNVNRTAGGMLFVRQWNNMQYVTNAAFLLTVYSRYLTSAGAGQEPPVLQCPDGPAHADQLLTLARSQTDYVLGANPAGVSYLVGYGQRFPRRMHHRGASIVSHRGDGRFIGCMQGYDNWFLRKGANPNVVVGAIVGGPDHLDRFRDRRDNYMQTEACTYNTAPMVGIFAHLHTETRSSPRNIEHKKFLQD; this is encoded by the exons ATGGCGAGAAGAATCAAAATGCTGACGTCTCTGGCCATCTGTGCCGCCCTCACGGTCGTGCTCCTTCCGTtcacggcggccggcggcgagggCGCGGCGCCATTCGACTACAAGAAGGCGCTTCACAGCAGCCTCCTCTACTTCGAGGCGCAGCGATCGGGCCACCTGCCGCACAACCAGCGCGTCAAGTGGCGCGGGCACTCCGGCCTCGCCGACGGCCTGCAGCAGGGTGTGGACCTCGTGGGAGGGTACTACGACGCCGGCGACAATGTCAAGTTCGGCCTGCCGATGGCGTTCACGGTCACCATGCTGTCGTGGAGCGCCATGGAGTTCGCGGACGACATTGCGGCGGCCGGCGAGTGGCGGCACGTGCTGGAGGCCATCAAGTGGGGCACCGACTACTTCGTCAAGGCGCACACCGAGCCGTACGTGCTCTGGGCCGAGGTCGGCGACGGCGACACCGACCACTACTGCTGGCAGCGGCCCGAGGACATGACCACATCGCGGCAGGCCTACAAGGTCGACCGCGACAACCCCGGCTCGGATCTTGTGGGCGAGACCGCCGCCGCGCTGGCCGCTGCCTCCATGGTGTTCCGCCGCACCAACCCCCATTACGCACAAGTTCTCCTCCACCACGCCGAGCAG TTGTTCGAGTTCGGGGACAAAtacaggggcaagtacgacagTAGCATCGGTGAGGCGTATAGCTACTACGCGTCGGTGAGCGGGTACGGCGACGAGATGCTGTGGGCGGCGCTATGGCTGCACGGGGCGACGGGAAAGGCGAGCTACTTGGACTACGCCGTGGACATGGCTGAAGAGTTTGGCGGCACCACCTGGGCCATCACAGAGTTCAGTTGGGACGTCAAGTACGCCGGCCTCCAGATCCTCGCCACCAAG GTGCTGCTGGAAGGGAAGGCCAAGGCGGAGCACAAGGCGACGCTGGAGAAGTACAAGGCCAAGGCGGAGCACTACCTCTGCGCCTGCCTCAACAAAAACGGCGACGCCGGCAACGTCAACCGCACGGCCGGCGGCATGCTCTTCGTCCGGCAATGGAACAACATGCAGTACGTGACCAACGCCGCATTCCTCCTCACCGTCTACTCCCGCTACCTCACCTCCGCCGGCGCCGGCCAGGAGCCACCGGTGCTGCAGTGCCCCGATGGGCCCGCGCATGCCGACCAGCTGCTGACCCTGGCGCGATCACAGACCGACTACGTCCTCGGTGCCAACCCAGCCGGCGTGAGCTACTTGGTCGGCTACGGCCAGCGGTTCCCGCGGCGGATGCACCACCGTGGCGCGTCCATCGTGTCCCACCGCGGCGACGGCAGGTTCATCGGATGCATGCAGGGGTACGACAACTGGTTCCTCAGGAAGGGGGCGAACCCGAACGTGGTCGTCGGCGCCATCGTTGGCGGGCCGGACCACCTCGATAGGTTCAGGGACAGACGCGACAACTACATGCAAACGGAAGCCTGCACCTACAACACCGCCCCCATGGTTGGCATCTTCGCACACCTGCACACCGAAACGCGGTCATCACCAAGAAATATTGAACACAAAAAGTTTTTACAAGACTGA